The Trichoderma breve strain T069 chromosome 2, whole genome shotgun sequence DNA segment GGGCATCAAGACGGAGCTTTTGGTtgtgggagatgatgttggtgttggtcgGAAACGTGGAGGACGAATTGGCAGGAGAGGTCTGGCTGGAACAGTCCTCGTGCAAAAGattgcggctgctgctgctgctcagggGTAAGTACTAAGTTCCATTTCACACAAATGGGTATGTATTGTTGAAAAGTGTTTCTGACTAGCGGATTTTCTTGCGGATAGACAATCTCTTGAGCAGGTGTCCCAGATCGCTAGCCTTGCTTCTGAGAACCTTGCCACTGTTGGCGCTTCTCTGGCTCATGTGCACGTTCCTGGCCGTGAAATCACCCCCGATGAGCTTGGCGATGAAATTGAAATCGGCATGGGTATTCACAACGAGGAGGGTTTCGGTCGTGTTAAGACGACCTTGAAGGGTCTCGTTGAGACCATGCTTAAGCAGCTGCTCGACCAGTCCGACAGTGACCGCGCCTACATCAATGTCaagtctggagaagaagtggttGTCATGGTAAACAATCTCGGTGGTATCAGCCCCCTCGAGCTTGGTGCCATCACAACGGAGGTTATCGACCAGCTCGATGCCTCTTACAAAGTCAAGCCGTCAAGGCTGCTTAGCGGCACATACATGACCAGCTTGAACGGCTTGGGCTTTAGCATTACGATTCTCAAGGTGGCGGATAAGGCTATTTTGCCTTTGATTGATGCTCCCGccgatgctgctggctggTCCCCAGCCGTCCGCCCTGAGAACTGGGTTAACGGCATTGACACCACCAAGGCGGAGATCAAGGAGGATGCCCCATCCCAGGATGATTCAGCCCCCAGTAACCTTGACTGTAAGTTTTCCCGACTTTGTCTCCCCTTTCGTGGAACCAAAAGGGGCGTGTAACTAACAAACCAAAATAGTGGACGCTACATTCACCATTTCCCGGCTACAGTCAGCTCTCAAGAGTCTCATTGTCGCAGAGCCCGAGGTAACCAAGTTTGATACCATTGTTGGCGACGGTGACTGCGGCCTCTGCCTCAAGACGGGCGCCGAGGCTGTCCTGAAGCATCTCGAAACCGTCTCCTCATCAGGGGACATTGACACAGTGCACTTTGTCCGAAACATTGCCCAAGTCATCGAGTCAAGTATGGATGGCACCTCAGGCGCCCTGTacgccatcttcgtcaacgCTCTTGCTTCGGGCCTTCAGGGCCAGGCTAGCAGCCAAAAGACCGCTGTCACCCCCAAGATTTGGGCTACCGCTCTTCAGGCGGCCCTCAAGAGCTTGGCCAGGTATACTCCTGCTCAGCCCGGCGACCGCACCGTGGTGGATGCGCTTGTGCCCTTCGTCAACACGCTGGCCGAGACGCTTGACGTTCAGaaggccgtcgaggccgCAAGGAAAGGCTCAGATTCTACAAAGGGCATGGAGGCCAGCCTGGGGCGATCAGTCTATGTCAATGCCGAGGGATGGAATGAGTGTCCCGACCCTGGCGCGTATGGCCTGGTTAAGCTGTTGGAAGGCTTCTTGGGTCACCTGAATTAGAGTAATTGTTGGGATGGTTGATAGATTATGCGGGAGAGTTGCTAGATGGAGAATGCACCCCGCCGCTGCTTAAGCTGTATATAGTAAAAAGAACTGAATATTTAAGCACCTTATTAACTCATCGAGTACTACTTTTGAAGAGGAACACCTCTTCAGCCAGCACCTGGTCTTTATTACCTACATAAATACAATAGcagttataaaataaatataaatatagtagcagttagtagataaatataaatatgGTAGCAGTTaatagatatatataaatatagtagcagttagTAGATAattatagatatagtagcagttattagagaaatataaatataatagcagtcATCTGtaaaatgtagatatagcagctactccctttgtaggcgtatgattTAACTCGtgggtgttcgaaatctGCTCAACCCAGGTATTATGTCGTATATCCACCATATTCTATCAAGGCCACAATGTACATCCACATCTGTTTTGCCGGCTATTTGTCCAGCCCAGCGGCGAAACTCATCACGGCCAAGCAAGGCCTTGTGCCCTTTCTCCGTGCTAGTGCCTGCAATAgtcgaaaagaaaagcgcATGACGGCAAACATGGATCTGAATTCCGTCCCCGCTAAAGAGCCTCCACAACCACGCTCGCCTCGCCTGGGTTGGTCTCTTGTCAGAGTCAGACTCAAGATTTCCCCCCACGCCCCACCGGCCGGTCAACTTCGTTTCGTTCCACGGCCAttctccatttcttcttATTATCCGTCTGCCTGTTGTGGTGGAGGCTAAGCTAGTGCCTCTAGCTTCCTCTCCGTCTCAACCAGCTCAGAAAAGCCCAGCAGCTGTGTCTCCAAGGCCTTGCCCTCGAGATAGGCACAAGGCTTTCGTGGCTCGCCGCCGTAGCTGTAATATCTCTTCAGCGCGGCCTTGACAGAGACAAAGCCGCCCTTGATAGCAGTCCAGTCTCCAGCAGCGACAACCCCTTGCAGCAGCGTCgcctcctccgtcttccctTCATTCCACAATCGCATAACCTCAGCACAGGCCTTGGGCGCCACATTGGCCAATCCCGCAATCACACCGTGCCCGCCCACGGACAGGGTCTGAATGGCAAAGTCGGCGCTACCGCCAAAGGTCCTGAAAGTCGTCCCACGTGTGCCGGCAACAACACGAGCCAGCTTGCCCGTGTTGCCGCAGGTCAGCTTAACGCCGACAATATTGGGATGCTgagccaaggccaagatggtATCCGAGCTGAGATCTAGCCCGCTGCACGCGCCTGGGAAGTTGTATATCAGAAGGGGGATTGGGCTAGCATCAGCCACTTCTCTGAAGTGACCCATTATGAGGTCTGTCGACAGCAAGCTTCCGTAATACGCCGGTGGCAGGACGAGAGCGTGTGTTCCTCCAGATGCGGCAGCCTCACGGCATAGCTGTATTGTCTCTCGCGTAGATTGACTGCCGCATCCGACAATAAGGGGCATATCACTTctgccagcagcatcgatggTTGAACGAGTAATGCGGTTGACAAGCTGTCGCTCGGCGTGATCAAGATGGACAGCCTCGCCATTGGAGCCGTGCGTCACGATGCCCGTGACACCGGCCTCAACCAGGCGCTTGGCGTGTGCTGCTGTCGTCTCTTCGTCGATGGTATCTTCAGGAGTAAAGAATGCAACGGTAGGCACGTATAGGCCTGGCTGCAAGGGTGCGGTAGAGCTATGGCTTGAGCCATTGTGGTTGGAGAAGCCGTTAGCTTCTGTAGACGCTGTCATTGCGGCAAATGTGGAATGTGAACGTAGGTTAGATGGATGTTAgtgaacaagaagagcgTTCCCTCCTGGAGCGCTATCGCCAGAATATGAGGAGAGCTAGACAGAGATTAAACAGCAAAGGCGTTTATATCAACAAAAATTCAAAATGTTACATGGGGGCTTTATCATCAACATGGCGGCACACAACGGGGGCAGTGCCTGATATATACCACCACACCGCGAGCACCGATCCGACCTGGATCAACACCACTACACCAATGGCTGGCATCCCCAGATATCGGTATCGGAGCACCAGTAACGTGGACGTGAAGAGTGGCCGCGCTTCTGGCCGGATTCGTCCCCCCACGGCAGACCCTGGAGATACTGTAGCGAGGCATGATCCGCTTCCCCCCACGGAAGAGAGAATGGCTCAACGGCTGGCGTTGCATAAAAGCCGGCATAAAAAACGGCCATTCTCACCTCATagaggtacgtacctgtACTCTCTCCAGACTCCATACATACATGGGGCagcatggagaagaaaaaaaatcaaaagaaaaaaaaagcttcgCTTGCTACCCCACACAGCCAACTCGTCCCACGGGACCACTCCGTCAGCCATTGTCTGTGCCAGTTAACGCAGTCCAGCAGGTGTGTTGCTCCACGGAGCTTTCCTGTAGCTAGTAGGCGTGGATCCCATGCGATCGGTCGGATCCCCCTACGACATTAGACCGGGGGTACGGGAGGGGACGGAAGCTTGGGGGAGGTGGGCTGAGCTGGGAGGGTGATCGCCCAAGGAGAAAATagatgaaagaggaggaCCGAATGCGGGGGAGAGGCAGCCTGAGCTGTATCCGAATCGGCagcccccttcttcttcgtatTTGTTTGGGCGTGCGTCTGTACATGACCTGTAGTCGAGTGCTGCTAGCTGCTCACAAGCTCCTCGAGTCGGCCTTACATTGCATCTGCTGAAGTGTTACCTGTACCACAGGCCAATTCCATGAAGCGGCGGATGTGACATTCCGCCAAGGGCAAGCATACATATGCACAAGGGCGCCCGTTAAATGCTCGCGCTGCTCCTTCGAAGTCGAGGGAGGCTCCACAAGCTCGAAAACCCAGAGACGGCTGGACGCCTGGCAAAGTACGGGGTAATGGAGcgtttttttccctctccctctccctgTCCagccctctccctctccctcttcataCTGTACTGTTACCTGTACCCGTACTGTAGTTGTCCTGGTGcccctccctcccatccAAGTCCCCAAAAGGGCTGGCAAGACGCCCAAAGCCGGCCCCCAAAACAGGCTGCCGGCTCCCATTCTCGCGATGTAGCTGCGAGAAATCGGCGGGACCAGGACCTTGCTCGGATGGAGCCGTGCCTGGGGAGCTGTTTTCGTTACTCTAGACTTACCTAATCTCTGCTTGCCCTGGCCAGCGGTAGTCGTCCGGCAAGGGGGGCGCATCGCCGAGCTGTCGGAGTCTGCTCATAGCTTGTTGGTCTCCCGGGCCCCAAAGTCAAGTTGGATCCAGCTTAATATCATACCCCCTCCCCCACGcgcatccagcagctgcgggAGTGCAGGGCCACAGCTAGCCAACGTGTACCAAGGCCAATAGAGCGGCAAAATGGTACATAGTATACCTCGCTGCCGTGCTCcgtcctctttttcttgaatAGGTTAAAAACACGACCATGCCCCAGTCCCCCGAGGTCGCCTCTTCTGTTCCCTTTTTGCGTCAGCATCTTGTGGTGTCTTGTCGTCTCTCGGGTCTGGGGCTGTCGTCCTGCCACATGTGTGACGGAGCAACATGCGCCGTGAGCCCTGCTGAGCCGTTGTTTCTCGCAAGTCTCTCTACCGAGCCGTGGTGAAAATGAGCATCAACGATCCATCTACAGGTGATGCGGTGCCGacgacaatggcaatggcggctCCAGGTGTCCAGGCCCGCAGCTCTGCGTTGAAGCTTCCTCCCCTTGTCCTCGACAACCAAATGCCCAATCCTTCAGCTGTCATTGCCGGCCGCTCAATGCATCAGATCCAACTAGAGATGGAGTACGATGCGGAAGAGAGCGACAATGATGCTGATCATGGCCCCTCAATACAAGGCTGGCCTGGAGGACTGGAGCGGCACGCAAGCGACCACCCGGACGACCCAGGTGATCTGGCCATGAGGGAAATGCACGCCCTATGCGTCTTTGACGACGTGTCCGTGCCACCCTCTGCGCGGCCGTGGTCGTATCTCATCGAAGCGTTGAGCCCACTTCCTACCGTCCGCAGATGGgggagatggcgatggcgggAAGAGCCTGCATTCGCCGAGGTTCGAGTGGCAGAAGCAATCATGATGTACGAGAGGGGCATAGAGCAAAACACCAGCAACCGACGCTGCAGCCGTTGCCGTGCCGGGCAAGGCATCTCTCCCCAGTGCGTTGTATCACCAGAAGGAATCGTCCAAGCGCCGGGGGCGACGGGGCCGTGTAGCAACTGTCTTTATGATGGGGTCGAGCACGCTTGTAATGCATCTGGGAGGAGGACTCCCGTGTCAGGGAGCCGAGATCGAGGAGGCGAGAGCATGAGAGACCCGGACAAGGTCGTGGACCACATGGCAGTACTCGAGATGATTGCCCAGCTCAAGAGGCCATCCGGTACGCGCAGGGATCATAGTCTTTTGGAACGAGCACGGCGGATCGAAGCTGCGGCTTTGCAGATTGCCCAAGCGGCAAGGGATTGgcgggagaagatgggagtTCAAAGTTGAGTTGGGAGGCTCGGACGGCGGATAATGAAGAAGGGTAATGGTAATTCTCGCCTAATAATGGACCATGTCGGCCAACATCAGCTTCTGGTTGGCGTTGTATAGGAATAaggaagggaagggaagggaagggaagggcATAGGGATGGCATAAGCATAGGTAGATATCCATATATGGTAATGAGTAAACGACGAACGATAGAATCACCATTCTGatgagggggaagaagagtcCCGATGCGTTTTTCATCTCGTCCATGTCATTTTCCCCCTCTCTGAAGCTCAGCCGCCGGTTGGCTCGTTATTATGCAGCCGCGGAAGGCCCTTGTTAGCACGAGACATTCATGCTGCATATCGGCTCAATGGGCGGCTGCATTGGAAAGGATTTGGGGGATTTGGCTATTGGGATAGAAGAGGGGAAGCAGGACAAGTGTTGGGTTCAAGAGTGAtgaaggggagaagaaaaaaaagaatagagGAGAGGTTGGTATTCCTCACGGTTGTGAGCAGGTGCGTGCCTCGTGGTAGCCTGCCTGGTTGCTAGGGTTTCGTCTGGATATACCTTGCGTATAAATCATTTGCCTCTTCTGTGCCTCAGTTTTGCCACAAGCAGGGGAGGGTGAAAATTGAAGCCACACAATAATTGTGTGTGTCTTTTTTGGCGGAACGATGgctggaaaagagaagaaaaagaaaaaagaaggaggagaagaagaaagttggGAAGCGAGAAGAAATACCCAGGGAGAGCTCCCAGCCTCGACTTACAGCGTCAAAGTGCGGCTGCAGGCCCTGGTTCCATATCAAAACTTCCCGGTTTCCCTCAATCCTCCCATCTACCAGGGTATCGTCGTGGTAGTGGCGCCCCTACATGTATGTTCATGTatgttttcctttttggaTATCTTGTGATCAACCCAACCACACACACGCGCATCCTAATGTAGGCATTGGCTGGCCCTACCATGCGAGCCACAGCCTGATGGCAATTTACCTGCTACAGCCGCCATTTGGCCTCGTTTTGCCGCTAGAAACCGCCTGGGCAAAGAGTTGGCTAGGAGGACCAGATATAGATGTTTCGGATTCGAGATTGGACACCGGCTGTCTCCGTCAGATTTacgagaagctggctgaCGCTGAGAGCGACCGCAGCCAGACACCGAGGCCCTTGCCAGTGTGCTTTACAGGGATCAACGGACGATCAGCCAGCTACGGGATACACCCGGGCCTTAGCAGAGGATGTCTCTGCATGAACAATGCGGGGACGAGGCTTCAGTCGGCATTACCAGGCTCGATCTGCGCCGTTCCGCCACGGCTTGCGGGTATACGAGTTGCCTTTGGCGTCCTTTGGCGTGATGCTCTCGGCCAGAACCGACGTGGGATTTGCCCTTGCTCCACACGTCTCCGTAGACCTGGTCCTGGTATCAGCAGATATGGGATTTGGAGGACATACCTATACTGGAAGTTAAAAGGCATGCAAGGACGAGGCTGTGGCCCAGCATCCTGCATGGACGGCTAGGGTAGATATGTCGTTTTCGGCACACAATCAGAATCGTAAGGATTCAACGCCCGCAAAATTCCTTATCGCCGGAGTCTGACTGTGCTGTGCCGTCGTCATCAATtaaagagggaaaaaatCTCCGAAGGGCAGCCAGCCTCTCTGCAATTAGTCAGAGTTGTGGCGACCAAAGATTTATTCCGGGTTATCAGGAATTTGTTGGTTCTGGGAATGAAAGGATTTGCCTTACTTGATGGTCCtcttattttgtcttttcgAATCTGAGATTAATAGACACAAGAGATTGTCGAGGCGATGTACTGGTTGATTGCTCATAGGATGCagtcaatttttttttttattagCTCATTTAGACGATATTCTATTCATTTTTCTTATGGAATAATACATGTTAACTTTACCAGATATTTCACATACTTACTGATGAAACACCTGCCTGAAGACTCTCCTCAGCAAGTATCGCCAACGATTCTCTCCTTCTAGAGGTCGTTATAGTCTTTCCGTTAATTAAAATTGATGAAAAATGCCGGTACGGGATAATCTTTGGCATATTGCATCTTCATTGTCGATTGAGCTAGTATTGCTTCGACTTTTAGCTGATACGAAAGAGATCATATTCTGGCTTCTGTTTGCTGAGAAGCGCGTAAAGTATTCACCCACGAAAAGCAGAGACCAAGACCCTCAAGAGTGAAGACAAAGACCAAGTGGactaaatatatattttctGACATTTGCAAATAGGCATTGTTAATGCAACAAAGAAGGCGGTAGGTTGGCCGAAATAAGTCACGCTGCCCAACACAATCCCTTTGAGGAACTGTTACCCATTGATGGGAATATAAAAATTGAACTAAGGCATCTTTGTCATGCGCCGCTTTTAGATACCGTGTGACTATTTGAACTCGAGAACCAGCTCTTTATATAGTAGGTAGAAGTGAACAAGAGAATTGGAACAGGAGATAGACAATTGAAGGGCACCTGATATACCATGACTCTGGCCAGGATTTGGGTATTTTGTCAAGGGAAAATGAACAAAGAATAATTGCTTGCCGCTCTTCCTATTCCATTAATAGATTGATACTAAAATATCGTTTATTCACTGCAGTTGACCACTATGTGGGATGCATGCAAACACGCAAATTCATCCCAACTATAGTTGGCTACTACGCGAACATCTACCATTGACGATCTCTTTTGCCAAGCAACCAAAAGTGAAGAGGAAGTGAGCTGCATTGCAGTTGACTGGTACTTTCTGCCAAATTTTACCCCAATATGTCTACTGCCAGGCATCCTAGGGCATCTCTTCCAGCACTTGACTGTCTCTTGGCCGACAGATTTAGGTGTTGTAAAGCAGCCGTTGCAGGCAGTAGGTCGACAACTGTAGGCGGTTTGGCAGTTTATTCTGCCACGAAGTTCGTTGTATCTTTCTGAAGGTTGAATTTGAAGCCACTAGAGCAGTGCGCCTCCCAGaagttcctcctcctcctctccctacTTTCCTCTACCCATACTTTGCAACCCACATCACTCCTTACACCAAGAGGCACTGCATAccagagaaagagaaacaagaagccatcaccactgAATATTCGCCATTGCCCACATTGTCAACCGAAAATCAAGATGTGTGCAGAGTACATTGTCAAGTGCAGATACTGCGGCTACTGGAAGCACTACAGCTGGGACCGCTGCGGCGAGAACAGAATGCTCCTCAGGCAGGGCTGCGCTCTTGGCCTCCCATCTCAGCACCCTTCTGAATGCGACATGTTCCCAGAAGACAAGCGTCAGCGAATCAAGCGCCAGATGACACCTTACGAATGCCCCGTCCAGGAGTGCAAAAGCACCGAGATCGCGGCTAAACTATTTGAAGAGCGCGCCAAGGTTGCCGCCgcgagagctgctgctctggCCAAGGCTCGTGCAGAATGGGAAGCAAAGGACAAGGCTAGAAAGGCAGAGTTTGCGGCAAGGTATTTCAAGAAGCTGCCCGTGGTGAGGTTCAGCGAGAGACGCGAGTCGTTTCTAGAGGCGTCTGCAGCGTCTGCGTCGCAAGTCATCCAGAACCCAGTAAGTTTCACATGACTTTATTCGAGTGAGGTCGAGTCTAATGCATATCTGCAAAATAGAT contains these protein-coding regions:
- a CDS encoding dak1 domain-containing protein, with protein sequence MSSKHFANEPLALVNAALRSATYTNPSIGFDAAQKTVFLRDAASQPTIALISGGGSGHEPSFAGFVGKGFLTAAVAGSVFASPSAEQVFRAIRRVGAEQPQRGVLVLIMNYTGDMLHFGMAVEKARAEGIKTELLVVGDDVGVGRKRGGRIGRRGLAGTVLVQKIAAAAAAQGQSLEQVSQIASLASENLATVGASLAHVHVPGREITPDELGDEIEIGMGIHNEEGFGRVKTTLKGLVETMLKQLLDQSDSDRAYINVNPLELGAITTEVIDQLDASYKVKPSRLLSGTYMTSLNGLGFSITILKVADKAILPLIDAPADAAGWSPAVRPENWVNGIDTTKAEIKEDAPSQDDSAPSNLDLDATFTISRLQSALKSLIVAEPEVTKFDTIVGDGDCGLCLKTGAEAVLKHLETVSSSGDIDTVHFVRNIAQVIESSMDGTSGALYAIFVNALASGLQGQASSQKTAVTPKIWATALQAALKSLARYTPAQPGDRTVVDALVPFVNTLAETLDVQKAVEAARKGSDSTKGMEASLGRSVYVNAEGWNECPDPGAYGLVKLLEGFLGHLN
- a CDS encoding dihydrodipicolinate synthetase family domain-containing protein: MTASTEANGFSNHNGSSHSSTAPLQPGLYVPTVAFFTPEDTIDEETTAAHAKRLVEAGVTGIVTHGSNGEAVHLDHAERQLVNRITRSTIDAAGRSDMPLIVGCGSQSTRETIQLCREAAASGGTHALVLPPAYYGSLLSTDLIMGHFREVADASPIPLLIYNFPGACSGLDLSSDTILALAQHPNIVGVKLTCGNTGKLARVVAGTRGTTFRTFGGSADFAIQTLSVGGHGVIAGLANVAPKACAEVMRLWNEGKTEEATLLQGVVAAGDWTAIKGGFVSVKAALKRYYSYGGEPRKPCAYLEGKALETQLLGFSELVETERKLEALA